The proteins below are encoded in one region of Apium graveolens cultivar Ventura chromosome 4, ASM990537v1, whole genome shotgun sequence:
- the LOC141720223 gene encoding S-protein homolog 24-like: MASITDQILALLIIFLIIFPSSLRSDSVEVYLDNELYQSPNLTVHCQSNTKKDLGTKIMADGTSISWLGDINVPGENEIWSCAMNTGKLNGVFDIFESNRDNTRCGDVCEWMVNEDGIYWYSPPDHNFVFQFSWPH; encoded by the coding sequence ATGGCTTCTATTACAGATCAAATTCTAGCACTACTTATCATTTTCCTCATTATATTTCCGTCTTCGCTCCGTTCTGATTCAGTTGAGGTATATCTAGATAATGAATTGTACCAGAGTCCGAACCTAACTGTTCATTGCCAATCAAATACCAAAAAAGATCTAGGTACAAAAATAATGGCAGATGGTACTTCTATCAGTTGGCTAGGCGACATAAATGTTCCGGGGGAGAATGAAATTTGGTCGTGTGCAATGAATACTGGAAAACTGAATGGGGTTTTCGATATATTTGAAAGCAACAGAGATAATACAAGGTGTGGTGATGTGTGTGAGTGGATGGTAAATGAGGATGGGATCTACTGGTATAGTCCGCCTGATCATAATTTTGTGTTCCAGTTTAGTTGGCCacactaa
- the LOC141720224 gene encoding S-protein homolog 24-like, producing the protein MASITDQILALLIIFLIIFPSSLRSDSVEVYLDNELYQSPNLTVHCQSNTKKDLGTKIMADGTSISWLGDINVPGENEIWSCAMNTGKLNGVFDIFESNRDNTRCGDVCEWMVNEDGIYWYSPPDHNFVFQFSWPH; encoded by the coding sequence ATGGCTTCTATTACAGATCAAATTCTAGCACTACTTATCATTTTCCTCATTATATTTCCGTCTTCGCTCCGTTCTGATTCAGTTGAGGTATATCTAGATAATGAATTGTACCAGAGTCCGAACCTAACTGTTCATTGCCAATCAAATACCAAAAAAGATTTAGGTACAAAAATAATGGCAGATGGTACTTCTATCAGTTGGCTAGGCGACATAAATGTTCCGGGGGAGAATGAAATTTGGTCGTGTGCAATGAATACTGGAAAACTGAATGGGGTTTTCGATATATTTGAAAGCAACAGAGATAATACAAGGTGTGGTGATGTGTGTGAGTGGATGGTAAATGAGGATGGGATCTACTGGTATAGCCCGCCTGATCATAATTTTGTGTTCCAGTTTAGTTGGCCacactaa